A DNA window from Malus domestica chromosome 12, GDT2T_hap1 contains the following coding sequences:
- the LOC103449342 gene encoding disease resistance protein RPV1-like: MGNENEGWIYDVFVNFRGKDTGRNFTDHLCAALDQKGIMAFRYDQALERGKPISSEILKSIGESRFSIVVFSKNYAASARCLDELVEILRCMKSTGQIVFPVFYDVDPSDVRKQRGEYFEKAFRKHEEDFMDKVESWRGALRDAATLSGWNLYNKHEAKVIQEIVKEISNQLSQKLSSVPEDLFGIDSRVEEMNLCLDMGVNDVRIIGIYGEKGIGKTTIAQVVYDRVSGQFNGSSFLANIKEVDEKQGLVPLQEQLISEILMDKNIKIWNVHIGVNAILNRLRYKKVLLVLDGVDRLEQLEALAGSRDWFGAGSRIIVTTRDKNLLIRYRVDRFYRAQALNHEEALRLFCWKAFKQGHPPEEQYVELCELVLNHARGLPSALEALGSFLFGRSLVEWRSAVNRLAQVPCTWNYLK, from the exons ATGGGGAACGAAAACGAAGGGTGGATATACGACGTGTTCGTCAACTTCCGCGGCAAAGACACCGGCCGTAACTTCACCGACCACCTCTGCGCCGCCCTGGACCAGAAGGGGATCATGGCCTTCCGGTACGATCAGGCACTCGAGAGAGGAAAGCCCATTTCCTCCGAGATCCTCAAGTCGATCGGAGAATCGAGGTTTTCGATCGTGGTCTTCTCGAAAAACTACGCCGCCTCGGCGCGGTGCTTGGACGAGCTCGTGGAGATCCTCCGGTGCATGAAATCGACGGGCCAGATCGTTTTTCCGGTGTTCTACGATGTGGATCCGTCGGATGTGAGGAAGCAGAGGGGGGAGTATTTTGAGAAGGCGTTCAGGAAGCATGAGGAGGATTTCATGGACAAGGTGGAGAGTTGGAGAGGTGCATTGAGAGATGCAGCCACCCTCTCTGGGTGGAATTTGTATAACAA GCACGAGGCAAAAGTTATCCAAGAGATTGTCAAAGAGATATCAAATCAATTGAGCCAAAAGCTTTCAAGCGTGCCCGAGGATTTATTTGGAATCGATTCCCGAGTGGAGGAAATGAATCTCTGCTTGGATATGGGGGTGAACGATGTTCGCATTATAGGAATTTACGGGGAGAAAGGTATAGGCAAGACGACAATTGCTCAAGTTGTTTACGACAGGGTATCTGGTCAGTTCAACGGCAGCAGCTTCCTTGCTAACATAAAAGAAGTTGATGAAAAACAAGGCCTAGTTCCTTTACAGGAACAACTTATTTCGGAAATCCTCATGGATAAGAATATTAAGATATGGAATGTACATATAGGAGTCAATGCAATCCTGAACAGACTGCGCTATAAAAAGGTTCTTCTCGTTCTTGATGGTGTGGATCGGTTAGAACAGTTAGAAGCCTTGGCTGGGAGCCGCGATTGGTTTGGCGCAGGAAGTAGAATCATTGTAACAACCAGGGACAAAAACTTGCTGATCAGATACCGTGTTGACAGGTTTTATAGGGCACAGGCGTTGAATCACGAAGAAGCGCTTCGCCTTTTTTGTTGGAAAGCGTTTAAGCAAGGCCATCCGCCGGAGGAGCAGTATGTAGAGCTGTGCGAGCTTGTGTTGAATCATGCTCGCGGCCTTCCGTCTGCGCTTGAAGCTTTGGGGTCTTTCTTGTTTGGCAGGAGTTTAGTTGAATGGAGAAGTGCAGTAAATAGACTAGCACAAGTTCCTTGCACGTGGAACTACTTGAAATGA